From the Pleurodeles waltl isolate 20211129_DDA chromosome 6, aPleWal1.hap1.20221129, whole genome shotgun sequence genome, the window gctacaaattgttttacgagcaatagatctaagctcagacgcacggtcagcaggcaacatagagcgactgtctcgcatcttctgaacgacatacggaggtggagggcgatctagtaacaaaaaatcatcatgtggtttattaaggataggatagagaggttgcctaacggtataTTGGCcaattacctgtaatttacgttctttctcttctagctcctttaagtcctttatttctttctttctcatttccaatgctttcacatatacattcttccgctgctctttctcaagcaaggcttgctcacgcttcactcgtccacgcacttctttctcccacattcgtacacagtcaaacatatcttgcctagactttcgcttacacatacattgttccacatactcaatctttcgcaaatcaaatgacccatgcataggccaacgtaactcaggatccgcacaagtgtatttattccataatgtgctgtacattatagaagaaagaccatgtttaacatacatatctctatttggcgtcccctctgggggtgccggttgcgattcttccagtctcaaattggtaccattacaaaagcaacacatcctacgaagtgtgctaaaaacaggcatgccaaaaaatagtacagagtatgcaatattataatcaaagtagcacttaaggtgccattcaaattaaaattaaattggagaaaattctcctcattacctgcctatataaattgcaatttatatatcaattcaaaggacacaaattgactagtcacccaaaacacgagagcgacagtaagtagtgctaaactacattaccaaacaaaggcatcaaaacccacagcaagtgccgtaaaacggctcttaccaatcacagggtgtccaggttccaactgccaagttctaaaatcgaccaaatggtcacagcatgacgaatgaacaaaaaggatctcagtcgaggaccggcgccacttggatggtcaaatcagaaagaagggaaaaacactgtggttgccaagactagggtctcctcaggcattgatcgtccgcagcgagatcccaatccttcgtcgcgaccaatccgttgggcatccgagtcgccgatgagtccctgttcgggcgccagtttgttgaagtaagcctcagcaaggcctactagtgcaaggggttcacctttctctgcacaaggtcctcagaccatgtaggaagaagttggcacagaaactgaaataaaagacaaagtttattaacctcatgaggtggtactacagttcaaacagcacccttcggtaatatttgaagtagcacactgaactgagagagcatggtccttttatacccacgcaggggctaaaaggaggtggcacaattatagaagcaagacttgcatacatgtaaggtcatgtggaaatgcacagtcgacatgtaggaggagctaacagttttcaaggactaacagctgcacaccttactgagcatgtgcgaaagtgggagatgctaaatataacttgtcactaggcagattttcaagagtagttaacagaaaggtaggacagagcacatggtgagcacatggtgagcacacagcagcatgtggcaaagaaaatggctgccatgaatacaaaatggattacgcgaaatgttcacaatagttactacatacaagatgtcttctgctaatgcttaatctaatctctgctaaactacaacagagggACCTCGTTagccgggtcccagcacactctcagtcaagtcagcatcaatgtcaggcaaaaagtgtggagggggagggtaactgcaacaatGAGTCATTTTCCTACACTACTGTTGTATAAACTAGAGTAGGattagtatatgtaatattgttaGACAATAATTGTTTTCTTAATATTGGTTAAATAGATTTTGTAGCATTAattgtatattttatattatttggttttatctgtacatttattttaatgttcatactttttttgtaaatatgttttttgaCGTTTTCAATTTTTAATAGTTTATTTATTGCCCACATCAATTAATATATTTTGTGTCATTCAActgtttgtgtttttattgtgtatgtaagttacatatatgtgtgtgtgtttaacatttattaatattttaaactTACTACTATGGAAATAcatatatctacatataaatgtttatattaatacatgtaaaatattaaaacaatatataataaaCAGAAATATTTGTATCATTTATatgtatattaaaatataaaataatatcttTATTGTATCACAATATATGTGTATTATATACatccaaacatatatatacatatttatttatatacgcacatttgtgtgtttatatacatatatgttcatATATAGTAATAATAAATACTAAAGGAATATACATTCAATTTCaattacattacatttatttattaaaatatttaacatttattacttttatatttttgtttatcttTGGGCGATATTAGTGTCAATGATATTTTTTATGATATTTTTgcacttaccattataagtataggagcatgatattgtggtaaacaatatttttgtcaaaagATATTGTTTgtcacaatattgtgtcagtgatccgttCATGATGAGATGAAGGAAGCTCATTTAAAGAGAGCTGGTGTAATCCAACCTTTACAAAATAATAAACCCAATGATTGAGGCTTTAGGTTAGGTGAGATGAGATTCCTAGCAAGGATTTCTCGCAAGGCCCGATCACTAGTTTGTTTAGGCTTTAAGAGCAGTCTGCAATTAAAGAAACATCTATAAGTAATCTCAAGATGTAAGTAAAAGGGACTTCATAAATAGGGATACACATTGTGGCATGCCAAATAGAATGCAAGGAGCAGGGTGAAAGGGTGTTCAGCTGTAAATATGTAGTCATCACAAATAACagagaaacaaaaaagtgatgagCGCAATACATGATTAACCTCAACCTGGCAATTACTCTGGGCTGcattcatttttaggtcgaagTTAAGCAGTTGACCTCATGTATCCTttcagtatacttcttatggcttaaagcgatttcatttgttggttgcagtgtcctttaaaaatgtttgcttgctagtggtcagttcttcctttttctcccttctttttctgtttcaggaCAGTGACCAACTATGGTATgactccactttggtttctttatctgttgctgagacggactatttttgttatatctttggtgctcccttttcactgtggctggtagcagcctgtgttttattgcagccttccgttcctcccacctcgctgacatttgttttagccttattccagtgctgtccttgtttacctctggccCCTAAAATAAacgtattttacaaaagaaacacccaattGCCTAGCTCACTGCTCTTGAAAGCcataatatgccctttctggtagaatgtagctaaaacTAGAagtaatgatgtgaaacttgctttgcCTCgcatctctctccagggcccctccctgctagCCCTCACAACATTGAACACAGGgctttgcttatctcctttattggggccataaatgttCTCAGGCAGCTCTGCTAtttttaacttcattagagctttgttgaaatgcgatGCACAACTTTTCattctgttgaaaaaaaaaatatacttttccagccttattttccaatttctgttcagacatttacacaactcgaggtagtgcagtcatcttctcgtctctcctcaagggcttcaGATTactgatgtcagtagccgccagtgaccaccaaaacatggcaggaaaagatgaaagtaTGATACAGGATTGAccaattatgcggcaagaaaagtccagttctgaatttacaatgccaatagctctaactcaagaaaatgcggaAGCTattcattgtaaatgcttgttatgctCTGCCACCCTAGGTAGGGACTACTATATGCTGCTCCATTATGAACTGGTCAGTCCAAGCTACACCTCTGAATCGCAACACTGCAATCCCCAGATCGATATACTGTGTCAAGCCTCACCCATGATGTATACTTCAAGTGAGCTAAGAGTACCTTGTGGTGTGCCACAATGCAAGAAACAATGGGAGGAATGTGTCACATATGAAACATGCCTTGGACTGCTTCTGTTCTTTTCTAAAGGGAACCAGGCCTGGCTGTTATGTCTGACCTGCCTTTTTTGGGGCTCGTCCTGGTCTGTGATGGCACATAGAAGTTATAAAATGATGTTATGGACAACAGTTCAGAATAATTACAAGTGCCTAAGATGAATTCAAACATCCCATTCACCACTTTTGGTAGTCTAAAGGAGTCTCCCTAAGTAGGAGGTCTAAACACACTCATGGGTCCCAAACTTGCTGTGCTCTAGGACTTATGTTTCGCCTTGCTAATGAGGTTTAAAAACATTGAAGACTGTCTGAGGTTTTCTGTGTTTCTGTTTAGAGTGGGCCTGGATTTGCAGTTCAGTGTGGACCATCCTTTGTGGGGTAGAGTCAAGACTTTTGTGCACATGCATAGTTTCTTTTTGTAATAACACCGGTGAGCTAAAACGGGATAGACTTTCCACTTCAAAAATACCAtccaccattttttgtggtgtttaagTGAATTATCACTATTACTACATAGAAAACTCTAAGGTTATGGAATAGTTAGACGTTTTCTGCATGTTTTTCTTGCTCATATTTTTAAAACCAACATTTATTAAACTGCTTCTAATAACTTATTGTAACAAATATCGAACAACTTTTTAAGTGTTTAATTgtgttcttcatgtttgcaaacatgctctctctctTTCGTATGAAAGAGCTACGCACAAGGATTTAAGTAGTTTGATGGAAAGATGGTATGAccttgtattataaggaataaagtaatcCCTGACATACATGATAAGCATAtttcaagtcacctcagagttccataaccttataaaggcaCGCAGCCTTTGGCTGTGTTCCTCTATTTAGTAATGGAACTCCTCGGATCCCTACAATATCATTATAATGTACAGCAGCATGTATTTTAATCCATATATTATACTCATTCACTGACCACAAAAAGTAATCACTCTGTACATTTTTCCGATGGTGTTAGATTTGGTTTCAGGATAAAGACACGTTTCTCCAATCTATAATCATATTACTGTTAAATGGTGCATTATGCAGTCCCGAAGAAGGTAATTTTAATAATTCCATTAATGTCTCTACCAGTCACTTCAGATAAGTGAACCATCACTGCAGTGAATATAGATTATTACTCCTGTAATATCAGTGCTGGATCTGCACCTTTGATTGCTGAGTAAGTACTCAAAAACTCTGTTTTTCAACTGGTGATTCAATTATGATGTGGGGTTACCAACGTTTTAGAACGCTTTTGACAGTTTCAATTGTTCTGCTATGTTAGCAAGGTGCTAATTGCCTGTTTTTATGTTTCTGCACAAATCTTTGTTTAACATTTGAGACTTTGAACACAGGTTGTATTGAATTTGTAGACAACTCTTTTCCTTTGGTCTTTAATCAGTCGTATTAACCCAATTCTGTTTTAACTTCCTAGGCATGATTGCAGCATTGCTATTTCTAGATTGTTTCATTTTTTATACCTAATTTCATATTTTCATGAGGCAAATTTTCATCTTTTTCATTTAATGTTAACCATGTTGGAGAGCAAGGTAGCAACATAACAGTGTGCCCTGCTTACTTCTCTTATGTCTTTTGATTTCCATTTCTACATTTAATACAGTGGCTTGTTTTTGTCAATGGTCATTCAagttctttttaggtctggcatagaGACAGCATTAGCATATATAACTAAAACGTATGTACATTTATTCATACAGAGAGGACTTTTGCTTTGGTCCTCTTCCTCCATTGGTCTTTGCAACTGTTTCACATTACCACAGCATAGAACATGCAACAATGGATCCGCTAATCTATCCCACTGGCTCTCCTGCATCGTAAGTGACAGTATTTTGCTTGATCTCATGACCACTTCACAGTACTTAAGAGTGGGCTTTGGATCAGCCCCATGTAAATGAGTAGATGGATTTGTTGTTTATCAGTTGCCTATGCTTGATTTGATGACTTTCCCTCATATTCTTTCGACCCATCTTAGAGTGGCATTTTTCTGACTGGATGAGAGTGATCCTTTCACAGCATACTTGAGTTGTCTTTTTCAATTATTTAGTATTGAGCACTCTATGGGGCTGCATGGTTCCTTGCTCTCTACCACTTTAGCCTCTTAATCTCCCCTCCAACCACCAATGTgctctctgtttcctcccctgCTTCCAGGTAATCCTCATTTCAAGAGCTGCTTTTCATCCTGCTTTTGTGTTAGAGTTATTTTATTCTGTTGGTCTGGCAGCTTCAAACTGTTGCTGGATTGCTTGCTTGCTTTCTTGTGCTTCGGACACACTTTTTTAGacattttaatttactgttccaacATAGCCATATTAGAACTGTAAATACAAAATGGATGCACGAGGAACACGTGTCATGATGCATGCGCCAGTGTCAAACACACAACTGAGTCATGGCGCCCTTGTGCCTGAGTCACAATGCTACTTATTGGTGGCCATactgcagtggtcttcaaacgttttaatgccacgccccccccacttgaaaaataaaaatcattgggcccctccccagaatttttcacaattattttagaaagatggcaatatttaaataggtccaaacctatttaaacattgcagttaagtactgttacctttttaaaactgcaataacatgcttctgcttaaaacaaaggcatgttatttgtataatttttcttttggccagagtttcgcacccccccacccccggatcacttatggcccccttggggggcccaccccccactCTGAAGACCTCTGCCATACTGGAATAGGTTTCCTTTAATAGAAAAACATTTCTGGTTACATATGCGCTATGCTTACTTATGCGTCTTGACCCACGCATTCATGTGACATagccaacaagcattagcaaatagCTTGGCCTCTGAAAGTCaacacctagtggctttgccagtgcttagtaTTATTCTAGTCATCACTGCACATTTGAACTATGCTATCAGGTTTCAGTAATTCCAAGTCAGTAGCATATTTTCTTTGCACGAACAGAAATCATATTTTCGTATGATGTGCCTTAAAGATAAATAGAATTTATATATGTGGTCTAAGCGATCCTGCCTTCTAGGAAGCACTCTTCCAGGTCTGTacaattttttgcattttcttaaatgtatttgttttatttcaaggATATGGTTGACATTTTTAGCCAGTAAATACCTTTCTTCTTTACGTTTGTGGCATATGCtagcaataaaacaaaacaaaatataataatggCATCAGCTTGCCAAccggacctattggcttttccaatgttttttttattttggagttTTGATACCCATTCTCATTGCTAAAGTAGACAGGAGTGCCAACTTTTATGTATTCTATCACATCTTCAACATCGGCATATAAATGCATTTCAATAAATTGTGTATTTCTTGTGATTTGGCTTtgtagtggcaagtgcattttATTTGTGGTGGTTCGTCTTTTGGAGGCTTGGAAATGTAATTTTTAGCTACAATGACGAAAGCATGTACCCATTTCTTGCATTATGTATGCATTACAACCCACCAGCTGTGTTTGAGAATCATACATCCTCATTATGCTCATGTCCGGAGAAAGGGTTTGAAAGATGTATGAACAGTAGACTTTAGCGAGTCTCTGGGCCGGTCTACAAAAGGGAGTTAGGACAAGAGCTGATCCTGCATACATTCGGTACAGTAGATGCACTGACATTAATTTCTCAAGACATGATGAAATATGGGAGGTTTTCCAATGGGAGGAAATTATGAATGTTCACACATTACTGACACGTACATTATTGTTATAAACCTCTGAGCACGTCCACTAAACTACTTATTTTCAATATTGCTGCATGTCCATCTGTGAACAGAGTGGCAatgagtataaaaaaaaaaaaaaatgtcaatgaagAATGTGGACCTGTTGAACTGAATATTCATTCAGAAGACGTCATCAATACTTCTgtaatttaaattaaataatttaaaataaaacattatcaGGAGCTACAAACAATTAGTGAATAAAAATAATGCTCTCAGGCAACCACTGGTCATTTGGAGAAAGCTATAAAACAACAATAATCGATTGCTATTGTTAATAAGGAACATCTTTTTTATTTGGAGTACCTACTCCTGGATACAAACCAACATATTTCTGAGTCAAGAATAGTGACAGGTTGGACAAACAGAAAAGATTAAAAGGAGCTCCACCAAAAACACTGGAGCGGTTTCATCTACTTTGTGGTATGAAGACTGAGTGCACAACTTATATCAACAAAATAATGACTGAAAGTGAAAAGCAAATTGACTGAATAATTCCATTACTGATGAATTTAAGCACTTTTAATATTAATATGGGGATTGCGAGTTTATAGGATAGGACGAAGGGAGGCAATAAACTAAACTGCTGCCACTGCAAACTCATTTGTATCTGGAGGTAGCTGCTAGTGAAGACGATTAAAGACTTGGAAATTTCTTTGgcttaaaaactttaaaatgtttatgaGTCACTCAATAGTGGTTACTGTTAGTACTATGTTAACATTTCTTTCAACTGTCATGatatttcttcatttatttatttgttttcttgcTGCAATTTTCTTGTGGCAATATCAAGCCTCTCACCAGCTATCTTTCTCTGCCTTTTATTAGGCTGAAGCTAAAATATATGAACATTTtgagcctcattatgaccctggctgtgacCAGTCCGCCAGGGTCACAGTTGGACCGCAGGCACCACCACATTTCAGCTGCCAGacggcctggcagtgccggcggacgcaattctccagggcagcgctgccctggggattacgaccactCTCTCCGCAAGCCTTAACATGGCAGTTTCACTGGCATGTAAATGCTAGAGGATATGGAGTGCTGAGGGgtcccctggccagccctgtcacaCAAATCACTGTCTGCCTAGAAGACAGTGATTTGCTCATCTGGTGCTAGTGCACCCAATGCACAACAGCTTTGCCGCTggttctattatgagccggcgtcaatgttattgTTCGTTTCCCGCTGGGCAAgcgggcggaaactgtgtttccaactgctggcctagcaggaaacacttAATAGGTCCAGCAAGAAGGCGGCCGCTCTGGTGGTCTCCTGTCCTGcgggagtttggtgggcggccttttctgcccgctaaactcctaatgagggccgtagtcttaaTTTCCATTTCATTGTGTTATACTGGGCCAGTGCTTACACCACCACCAAGGTCTTTTCAactaagcagggcaaaaaaatgtGAGCGATAAAAACAAGCTAACAATGGCACTCGTCAGGTTTCAAAAATGCCCACAGAGGTTTGCTAAGTAGAAGTGTTACTCCACTGAATTGAAAACAGCATGTCTTTCCTTTCCAAAATGCCCTACTATATTGTGCGATGAAAATGAAATGAAAGCTGTAATAAAGTGTACTTTCTTTTGCTCAATAAATTGTTAATCTAAGATGAGCAATTCTGCTGTTATTCAATTTAGTTTCCCCCTTCAGGAAACCTATGCATGTTTCCacttttctttgtttaaaaaattcCATACATTCAATCACATATGGAGCAAGAGGGTATCCTATTTCCAAAGGAGTTTCTTTTCTACAATTTCGTGATCTGTGGTAAGTGAGAGTTTGGACAACTTCTAGTCAAGATGACCTTCTTTCAATGATTTTGGCAGCCATCCTTCTGGGTCTCCCATCTGTGCCCtggtagattatttaagttattgGACACTTGTATAACTGACAATCCAATAAAACTGTTCAATAGTGCTTTGATGAAAAGAAAGGTGTTTGTGGAACAGTAAACAGCAGTGGTTAAACACTATGTTTAAGAAACCGACAGTGAATGGAAATGATGTAAATTGTTTTGGCCCATTGCCTTATTTGTCCAAAGTGCTGGAAAGTCTTTGTCAGTAGTCAGATATTCCCTGGGACACATGACTTGTTTGACTGTTTTCAagtgtgttttagatgtggtaaaatCACTTACCTGTTTGTCCTATCAGTAACTGATGGTCTCCAACAGGTGGCAGATGAACATGGTGTCAAAATCCTAATAATAGTTAATCTTTCTGCAATCTTCAACACAATGAACAGTGCTCTCCTAATGACAAGGTTAAGTATCCAGGCTTTATAGGTTCAAAAAATGCCTGGTTAAAATATTCATTGCTCCTAGAATCCAGTCTCTCATTCTGCCAACTTAATGTTAGCCCCAGCAAAATGGAGGTTGTAGTGACAGTCTTAGATCCTTCCTTCTGGATAAAAACAATGTGGCTGTCTTGAAGGGCAAATGTCCTACTTATGCCAAATTAGTGCACAATTTAGACATCCATTTTGATCAAAAGTGAATTTCCGTGGTTCATGTAGCTAAAAAGTTAGCACATGCTTTTTCATCTAAAGATTTTCAAAACTATTCTACCTTTTAATGTTCCATATCTGTATTTCTAAGTGATATTTACTCTCATTCGGTATTACCTTGATTATGATAATTCTCTTTATTTAGATGTCCCAGAAAAATTACTGAAGCATTAATAGCTTATCGGGAATGCTGCTACACACCTGAAGACTGGCTCATCCAAAAAAGCTCTCAACTTCTGCACTGTTCAAGCTCTGTCCCTCTTCACTGATTTCCAGTCTGGGCATAATAGGCTTTACATTTATTATGATTATTAAGCACAGTAATGTGTATCAGAATTTACCAGACTTCATTGCTTCTTAGTTTAGCTAGTACATACCTTTCTGAGGCTTGCAATCGCCTAACCTTGCCCATCTACAACTGTGAAAAGCAAAGATCCACCATCAGTAATGaggctttcactgttgcaaaagTGTGGAACATTTTATTGCAGAGCTTTGAACTAAAATCAGTCTTCTTAAATTTAGAaaaccagtttttttgtttttttttaaaggtttgttgGAGGTGAGACATCCACATATACTGGTGGATGCTCTTCCACCCTATTTTTAGTGCCCGCATGGATATGATGCATACATAAGTATACGCTTATTAGAGCATCCACCAATCTTAAACCCCTTAGTTGTTTACCATCCAAGTCTTTTCTTACCTTTgggctttatttttttatatttgtggcaGCAACACCATCATTTGCACAAGAATATTTTTGCTTGTCATAGAATTCCTGTACTGGATTTTTACTAGCGTGAACACTGATTAATGCTATTCTGCTTTTAGCCGTGGGCCATTTACCTTCCACTGTGCCAAAATGTTCCAGCATATGTTCATgctttacaaaataaataatagcATCTCAAATCAGAAGCTATTCTGGTATTTACTGACCATCCTGATGCTGCGATAATGTTTTTTTTGCTGATTTGTAAACCTCAATTTCCCCTAATGAAGCTGTTAAAAGCTTCTTTCTCTGTCTGCGTCATCATCAGATGTTCTGGTATCTCATGTTAGTGGTGTTCAGAGCCAAAAAATAGCTAATCACTTCAAATTATATCTTCATTTCATTATGCATTTCCTTTGAATAGCCTCTTCAGTGACTAAGTTGATGTTTCTTAAGATTACATTTCCACGTGAACCTTTTCCCACATACAGTACATTTATAAGGCCTTTCACCAGTATGTATTCTTATATGTCCTTGCAGATTACCTTTCCGACTAAACGTTTTCTGGCAAAAAGAACATGTGTATGGTTTGACACCTGTATGCGTTTTTTTATGTGTTGTCAAATTTGCTTTCCAAAAGAAACTTTTTCCACAATCAAAACATGCATATGGCCTTACTCGTGAATGTGACTGCATATGCTTAATCAGTTCTCCCTTCTGACTGTAGATTTTATTACATTCCGTACATGCATAGGGGGCCTGATTCTGCTGTATGAGCGGAAGACTATGGAAAGGTGAATTCCTCAAATTACCTTTACCCTTACTATGTATCTGAGATATCCTATCTTTGGTCCAGCCCTGATGTAAATTGGAATGTTCTGAATTACTTAAAGCACTTTCAAGTTGAGTAGATTTCTCTCTTCTCAATTCCCAGTACCCTTTTGACCACACTTGACTTCTGGACTGTGTTCCCTTTTGGGAGCTTTGCAGAACCTTGATGTGTTTTTCCACTGATGCAGGTCTGCAGGATGTACTTGATTTGATGCGCACCATTGAGTCTTCAAAGTTCTTCTGCTTGCTTAGGTGCCTGTCATCTGCTGGATTGAAATGATAGTTAGTTACTACCCTTCAACCtattacaaaatatacacagataaAATATTTTACCACTCAAATTAGGTGTGTCTTAAGAAAACAGTGCATGAATCAATCTTAAAATAATTATTGGAGCAATTGCATTAATATTTGCTGACACACAAATaaattgtgattaaaaaaataGGGGATGTTTGGGTGTTAGGATGTAATTggaaaacctgtcatggctatgttAACATTTAAAGCACATGAAACATTGTGCTTAGCAATATTAAAAGGTAATGCATAACAAGCCAAGAATTGAATCGTGCCAATTACTCTTTAAACAAAGGCCATGACTTCAATGAAGTACCAAATTTACCGGCTTCTACTTTAGGTTCCTCCCTCCAGCTATCAGTCTGAGCAAGCATAGTAATGAAGGAGTGGCCACGAAAATCCGCCCTTGCAACTACTTTGCAAGTAACATCAAATGTGTTTCAGAAGCAAAAATACC encodes:
- the LOC138300142 gene encoding zinc finger protein 419-like isoform X1: MSEHHSDEAAYFDASSCFSEEEWALLQEWQKKLCQNMMKEIDQALMSLGSVITTMVFSLRAKEKQKMFPMDSQESGRSLSVNDCPSSPSTENHKETLHLDCLQVSQTVERNNCFRAGHPVFKSSIPLRKEEEPLPLFIDQLDADCRDCNNDHSSGHEVISLRIKEEEDTYYQENMIFENIINTKADDRHLSKQKNFEDSMVRIKSSTSCRPASVEKHIKVLQSSQKGTQSRSQVWSKGYWELRREKSTQLESALSNSEHSNLHQGWTKDRISQIHSKGKGNLRNSPFHSLPLIQQNQAPYACTECNKIYSQKGELIKHMQSHSRVRPYACFDCGKSFFWKANLTTHKKTHTGVKPYTCSFCQKTFSRKGNLQGHIRIHTGERPYKCTVCGKRFTWKCNLKKHQLSH